The following nucleotide sequence is from Perca flavescens isolate YP-PL-M2 chromosome 20, PFLA_1.0, whole genome shotgun sequence.
TGATGTGTGCCATTGTTGAtaatgtcttgtgtgtgtgtgtgtgtgtgtgtgtgtgtgtgtgtgtgtgtgtgtgtgtgtgtgtgtgtgtgtgtgtgtgaggggggggtGGTTGGGGGTGGGGAGTCCAGTagacttgtggggtcccgacacctttgtggggccaaaatgctggaccccacaactttaaatagCTGTtcgagggttaagacttggttgtaggattagggatagaattaggttatggttagggatAGGGTAAgtgtaagggttaaggttaggcatttaattgtaatggttaaagttagggtaaggggctagggcacatgtgtcaaactcaaggcccaggGGCCCAATTTTGATCCGACccgcatttcaatttaggttcacagcaAATTTTGGCCCGACTAGTTGTGCACCACACCAAAAATCAGGAAACTGgttttcatactgtaattatgtGACATTGCCGTGCAGAATTTGGCCTATTTgctgactttgagactcagaattgctcttaaaaatgtaatgtttgtttttcatgacttgctaaattctatgatggctaagaaacctttttgctgacttttttagggttttatgtCGACCATATTGTAtgggagaaagctatatgagacatgcaataatacaaagtattttatttttgctaaataaaagcatgtcaataaactcaacatgtctggcccttattgtgatcctcatttccagtgtggcccttagtgaaattgaggttgacacccctggtctagggaatgcattatgtcaatgacggatccccacaaagatagtgccacaaacctgtgtgtgtgtgtgtctgtgtgtctgtgtgtgcgtgtacccGAATAGATCCTTGGGCCATGCGTTCCTGGTTGAGTGTGCGTCGTCTCTCCCAGCGGTGGATGGAGTCCTGAACCTCTATGCTGAGCTGCCGTGTTGCTGTCCTCTGCTGGTCAAAAGTCTTGATGTGCTCCAGAGCCCCGTAGGTGGTGGTCAGATAATAggaacctacacacacacacacacacacacacacacacacacacacacacacacacacacacacacacacacacacacacacacacacacacacacacacacacacacacacaagggcaTGGTCAATAATGTGATATATAGATGAGTCAACCGGAGAAAATCTTGATGTGTTTTCACGGTACCTTCTCCTAGTGCTAATGATGGGTCCATCAACTCCATCATATATTCAACATCCAGCTTCAGGGTGGACAGATTGCATCTAGCCAGGACATACATCATTACAGGCAGGAAGTCATCAGCGCCATGGACccgccctaaacacacacacacacacacacacacacacacacacacacacacacacacacacacacacacacacacacacacacacacacacacacacacaaatatattgcCAGGGTAAACTCCAGAGAGGAAACAATTTGAGATTTGAGATACACGTATTCATGTAATCTAAAAACAGCAGATTCTCGATGTTTTGTGCCAATgtgtagttttttgttttttttaagtaagacCCGTTGAGAAATGTTAAGAATAAATCGCCACTCTCAGGTTTTTTATTGTTGTCAGGGTAGTAAAGCCTCGGTCACTGTGGCTACAGGTGTCAATTACAGGATAATGGCACActgatttttttcttaatttcttaagATTCTCTTGATTCAgttgtagtctggatcaacagaaatACATTTCCAGAACTTCACGCtgaaagttttgaagaaaatctggatcgtgcaacaagggaggcctgcttggttctttcggagAATTAATGTAAAGATCTACAAAggatatgttttcttttttaggtTGTTCCTTTCCATTTCCACCATCGCTGTGTCCGGAGCTCTGCACcgcccaaggcgattgtgattggtctaaggaaatgcaaacaacccagagcgttttttttctttctcctatcctggaatgtatatgtggtgtagccagactcaacagcgctgtggagataggtctggcaatgagacaTTAACTCAGTTGAGACCACCACAAGCCCCCCAGAAACAGCACTGGGCTGTGAGGTGACTTTGGCATAGTAGCCGCAGTTGAATTGCAGTTTACGTGATGCCCACTCGCCCAAAATGGCCTTTTCTCATAGAAAATCCTTATGACAGAAAACAGCTTTAGAACAATAAGTACATTTTTCGGAAATAATTCTACTACTATAACAATTTTAACCATTAGGTCAATAACAATGAAAGAGCTGTTTAATATCCAATCAGCCAGAGAAGGACTCTGATGCTTCTTATCGCTATGAagccaaaaacacagacacctgGAACACAAGCAAGGAAGGAAGcgggatggaaaaaaaaaacatggcatttctttaaaccaatcacaatcgtcttgggcggcttctccgtgaaccatcaccttatcgtggtggagaggtttgtgtgtctctgtgaacctgagggctgtgttgttggagctttgtgctcctggtagggtctcccaaggcaaagtggtctcaggtgaggggccagacaaagaatggttcaaaaccccaatgaagaagcaaggtagagatggagtgaccctgcccggaggaagccccgGGCCCCGCCTGAGCCAGGCCCAGaccgggctcgtcggcgagcgcctggtggcgggtttgccacggagcccggccgggcacaggaaacgtggctcccatctctccagccccatgggcccaccacctgtgggaggaactgTTGTTGGGTGGCAGTGAATATGCGGACCAGAAACTGGGGAGGAACgttctgtgggggaaggagccggaactggtgcgggaggtggagcgccaccgggTTAGATTTGGTGGGgccacagtctcggttctggaaccatactcctggataggggttggactcttttcttctccggagttgcccagggtgtgacgGGTGTGGGGAGCGCCGCTGTGTTCCGGTGGCATGGggctcccacgcctgcgggttgtgggggaaaactgactgttgttttgcatatgcaccaaacaggaggggattcggccttcttgagaccttgactgagtcctgcatggggctccagtgggggactccattgttctgctggggggcaatgatggagacacctggagaggcgtgattgggaggaacggcctccctgatctaaaccagagtggttgtttgttgttggacttctgtgctagtcatggattgtctataacgaacaccatgttcgaacatagggatgctcataagtgtacctggtaccagagcaccctaggccgaaggtcaatgatcgatttcataatcgtttcatctgatctgaggccgtatgttttggacactcgggtgaagagaggggcagagctgtcaaccgatcaccatctggtggtgagttgggtcaggggtggggaagactctggacagacctggtaagcccaaagcgtgtagtgcgggtaaattgggaacgtctggaggaggcccctgtccgacagactttcaactcacacctccgggcggagcttttcgcggcatccctgtggaggctgggggcattgaacccgagtggacaatgttcaaagtttccattgctgaagctgcggcgaggagctgtggtcttaggatcttgggtgcctcaaggggcggtaacccacgaacaccgtggtggacaccagtggtcagggaagccgtccgactgaagaaggagtccttccgggatatgttatctcggaggactccggaggcagttgcagggtaccgaagggccgaagggctgcagcctctgccgtgaaagaggcaaagcagcgggtgtgggagaagtttggagaagacatggagaaggactttcggtcggcaccaaagtgtttctggaaaactgttcgccacctcaggagggggaagggaaccatccaagctgtgtacagtaaggatgggacactgttgacctccactgaggaggtaatagggcggtggagggagcactttgaggaactcctgaatccgactaatacgccctctatgttagaggcagagctggaggataacggggattgtcgtcgatttcccaggcggaagtcactgatgtagtcaaacaactacacagtggcaaagccccgggattgatgagatccgtccagaaatgctcaaggctctgggtgtggaggggttgtcctggttgacacgcctcttcaacattgcgtggaagtctgggacggtgccaaaggagtggcagactggggtggtggttcctctttttaaaaaggggaccagagggtgtgtgccaattataggggtatcacacttctcagcctccctggtaaagtctactccaaggtgctggaaaggagggttcggccgatagtcgaacctcgggttgaggaggaacaatgcggattccgtcctggtcgtggaacaacggaccagctcttcactctcgcaaggatcctggagggagcctgggagtatgcccaaccggtctacatgtgttttgtggatttggagaaggcgatgaccgggtccccgggagatactgtgggaggtgctgcgggagtatggggtgaggggtctctactcagggccatccaatctctgtatgaccaaagtgagagctgtgtccgggttctcggtagtaagtcggactcgtttcaggtgagggttggcctccgccagggctgcgctttgtcaccaatcctgtttgtaatatttatggacaggatatcgaggcgtagtcggggtggggaggttgcagtttggtgggctggggatctcatcgctgctctttgcagatgatgtggtcctgatggcatcatcggcctgcgaccttcagcactcactggatcggttcgcaaccgagtgtgaagcggttgggatgaggatcagcacctctaaatcggaggccatggttctcagcaggaaaccgatggaatgccttctccaggtagggaatgagtccttaccccaagtgaaggagttcaagtaccttggggttttgttcgcgagtgaggggacaatggagcgggagattggtcggagaatcgggcgcagcgggtgcggtattgcattcaatctatcgcaccgttgtgacgaaaaagagagctgagccagaaggcaaagctctcgatctaccggtcagttttcgttcctaccctcacctatggtcatgaaggctgggtcatgaccgaaagaacgagatccagggtacaagcggcgaaatgggtttcctcaggagggtggctggcgtctcccttagagatagggtgagaagctcagtcatccgtgaggagctcggagagagccgctgctcctttgcgtcgaaaggagccagttgaggtggttcgggcatctggtaaggatgcccctgggcgcctccctggggaggtgttccaggcacgcccagctgggaggaggcctcgggaagacccaggactaggtggagggattatatctccaacctggcctgggaacgctcgggatccccagtcggagctggttaatgttgctcgggaaagggaagtttggggtcccctgctggagctgctccccccgcgacccgacaccggataagcggacgaagatggatggatggatggacaatcgtcttgggcggcgtctctgcaaaatagcctcgggaaggaactggttttggtggttacatgtgtacgttcaaaagtagtttgaacagaaaactcagattggacaaagagtctagctagctgtctgaatttatcctgcagagaaccatagtcctcagaaatccaccagagtttaaaatgccaacacaaaggaagcccagtGGAACATCGGGGATATAAATTAGTGCCATCCCAACTTCAGAAGTTCCTGTCTTTCGGtaggtgtatttaaactcatgctggatgTGTTAAAGTTTAGCTGAACCcttcaatgtaaacaaagataaATCATTAACCCAAACACCTCAGCACAGACTGAAAACAATGTCAGCTAGACCAAACTGCAGTAAAGCCTATCattaggtatgtgtgtgtgtgtgtgtgtgtgtgtgtgtgtgtgtgtgtgtgtgtgtgtgtgtgtgtgtgtgtgtgtgtgtgtgtatgaatgtgagtatgtgttatgtgttaaCTTCCCCCTCTGACCTTGGCGGGATGAGAGCGCTCCAGGCAGCCCTGTCTTACCACACAGCTGCTGTCTCCCATAGTCTTGCataggtctggctacaccacagatacattcagGGATAGGAGAATAGGAGAccttgcatttctttaaacaaatcaaaaattgTCCTTGGCAGCGCTGAGCTCCAGTCGCAAAGTAACTTGTTTTTGATGGAACATTTGCATTCcgcaaaagaaaaacaccacatacaatattaaatgaagataACTGCTCACACAATACAGTGACATTAGCTGATTTAAatgagctggatacatggttaaacaccATTTGCTATCACCAGTGTACCAGTATTGCCATGTGTCCATAGCAATCCTAACCAATCGgacccaaaatgtcccagttagagagaaaATGCCATAAACgtattttttgtaaatctttacaatcattcctcAAAAGAActaagcaggcctgccttgttgcaagaacaacaacaaatccCCGCTACGTTTCCCGGACTATGTTTCACGTCTTCTACGGAGACATGGAGTtgaactattattattattattatttctgccTGAGACAGGTTATGACCTACTGCTGTCAACTTACATAGCATGAGTTTGTAAATTCCACCACAGTGATATTAGAATAGCATTATGGATCAGATGTTAAAGgcgcactatgagttcctgcatgatgtcacttctgttgacgttccaagtaattaccaaacaaaacagagcaagctcgcccctccccccatttttccgtaactgtcatgactaactgacaAACTGTCaataacccccaccccctcccccaaccatcttgtctgtgattggctggagtggcttgttgtattttggtgcacagcctgtgcccctagtgtttgtttgacgtttacgacccctgtgttgtctcccgagaccgggctttttcacagtgtgttcagggggcaggcagctagcggatcaaggagagatgcctaccatttgagacaaaaatgaaattgcgctgaaaccgtgcaggaactcatagtgcacctttaaaggaCAATCAAGGGCTCTGACCTGGGCTGCTGGCAGACATGGAGTCATAGATCATCTTGCAGGCCTTCAGCATAAGCTCAATCTTTTTCTGGGGAGAATATTCCATATGGAGGCTGCTCAGTTTGATGCTGATCTTCTCCATAGTAGAGGCCTCGGGGATGGCAGTGGTTACTCCTAATGCTGTGGTGGTGCTGCCTAGGAcggcagactgacacacacaacaaaacacactatCAGCATCacaactgctgctgctactactttgaatataaatgtactgtactgtacctgGTTCTGTGCCAGTTGTTTCAGGCTGCCGTCGTCAGTGTGCAGTTTCTCCAGACACTGGTAAATTGGCTCCCTCAGTGGCTTCAGTACACTCTTACACAGAGCAGCTTCTACCATGCTCTctgcatggacacacacatgtataattCATTCAATTGTTATTATTGTCTAATTTTCCGTTGTTCTAAATGGACAACAATTGGACAACAACCCCAGCTAACTAACGCTACGCCTTTGAAAATGACCATGTaattgaatcaacacctctctaaCAGTCAACAAAAACTAAACACTATTGTATGGGTTTCACAAAACCTTAAACTACTGCAGGTTTGATCTATTGGATTCTATTAGACTGTACAGGCCataggtagggctgggtacctaATTCCATTTCTTTTAGGCACTGACCGCAtcgagtattgaaaaatgcctcatcattcaatacccaatttcaattcCTAagaagtaaatctcatcagagtcagtgagccaataagcatgcagcattcTTCTACagtaccaagatctaataatgtttgtgattggctgtttggCGTTACACGTtgtagaggcaggcaggaaaaactcaatgttacacacagagacggggctcacgtagtaggagctgaaaaataaataaaaagatttgtgccgtaacgTGTTatattgtaatttctttttgttataataaaaattggtatcgaaaaaagtcttgtttAGGAGCCGGTATCGAAGTCACACAGTCATACAGGTGTTACATATTGTTTCCTGTCTCAGCCTCTCAGCGGTGGTTTCAACAAAGTTGTTGCACAGGTGTTAAAATAAACTGATACATCATTAATTAGTAatagtatataaaaaatatcttAATACCATCGTGACTGACATAACCTACTACTGCAACTCAATAGTATCTTTTCATATACATATTTAACATATTTCAAACCTGTTCCCAGTTCTTTGCGCAGGCTTATAACATCATCAGGGCTATTTTCTCAGATTTTACAAAGTAAAATATACAAAGGAAATAACAGGTTTAGAGAATTCCCCATATGGCCATAAGACCCCGGACCCCCAGTGACTCTTAACCCCCCCTCCAGACTTTACATCTGCCCATTGCATATACTATATATTCTTTGCATTCTAAACCCACTTAGCCTCTTCTTTtcttatgcaacagttactttgtatgtatttatatctttttctgtatttattgtttattttatattaatgtatgtttttttggtCTGTTTATGTTTGCACCTTTCAACGAGGCAAATTCCATAtaagtgtacttattgtggcaataaaaccttttttgaTTCTGATTTTGAAGAATTCAATTgggaaacaaaacagacaaacatcttaaataaaacatgacataGTCTTAGAGTTACCCAGTTTGTCTTGTGCATACTGATGTTGCAGCTCCAGCATAGCTTGCAGCTCGGTACTCTGCAGTAGGTAACTCTTCAGCTGAGTCATCATCTGTCTGATCTCCTGCAACAGCTCGGTGGAGGAGGAGTGGTTCGACATGGTCTCCAGGGTGAATGCACGGTGCTCTTTGACCTAAATACAAAATAGGAAAGCTAAACCTGATGCCAATTGTATTTTGAAACCTTTGGTTGATGTTGTTATCCAGAGAAATCCAAATATATCCGCTGGTTGTTGAACTCAAAACGGATGAGGATCTTTTCCCCTCTGTGTACTCACTCACCAGGTTCCCAAAGTAGCTCAGGGGGTCCCTGGCCAGCTCTACGATGCGCTGTGTGAGGCGGCGGTCGTGGCTGATGAGGCCCGTGATGACGTTGGACAGGCGGTAGCGTGCTCGGTCCAACATAACAGTGGTGGAGGTTCTCTTTACTGGGTTGGGACTCTCTGCATGGCGACTGGAAAGAAATATACAGTTTGATTCAGTGTCCTTGTGACTCATGTCATGCTTTTAGAAACATTCAAATATAGAAACATTCTGTAATACATGACTCGTGACTTTGAATCCTTTGACCAAACATAGTGGTACCCATTGATTATTATGAGGTCCAGTCTTCACTCGTCTGAGACCTTCTGTGCATGGAAGTCTAATATATAGAGAGGAATTTGAACGCATAGCTCAACATGATTTGATGATTTGAACTCTGTACAAATTTCTGTCTTAATAAATGCATGTGGACCAAGTACAGAGTGTGAACTGTTAGCTCTGACATCTCTCTATATAATGCATATGTATATAGGtcctgtttgcatgtgtgtgtatttcgggCCTGCGTGTGTGTAATTTGAATGATAACCGACAAAAAACCACAACCTCGTACATTCTGATATTCTGCATGCCTTGACTACAGTGTTATAGTTTCTGGCctgaaaagttttaaaaaaggatGTAGTTAAGCTGATATTGATGCTATGTTTTacacaattaataaaaaaatgtgtgtaactTTGTGTCGTCCTCTGCTATGCAGTGTCTATTCTGAAACCCTTCTTCCTCCTAATGTACTAGAAATGCATCTAATGACTCACATACTATAATGCTATGCATGGGTTAGACTCAAAAGCATATTTGCATTACATGTTGGATATTACATcatattacatacagtatatgatgaTTGAGCAGTGGCCTTTTAACACCATAACAGGTTAACAGAGTAAGTATCAAAGCTAAGGACACCTTTGTGTCATTTCTTATCTTCGACTTTTTAATTTGCAATCTTTATATTTGCACTCTTCCCACTTTGTATCGCTGTACTGCTGCACAGCAGTTCCCCTTATCTTATTTTTGTCCTTAGAGACCTCAGCCTTTCAAAGTGTCTTCTTCACAAGATCAAACTATCCATTTGCATTTAGTTTAGAGTTTGTTTATatgtcacacttttttttcttctttttgtcacGTTATTTTACCAAGACAAAAAGAAGCTTAATTTCacaaatgtaagaaaaaaatagcAAAATATCACAAATGTAAGTCAACTTCCACTAAATGTGATATTTTCCATTATTATTTTCAGGCAAATTCTACTCAGAAAATCTTGCTTATCTAGTATACATATAGGCATTTCTCATGTACACAAAATCCACATACTGTGCAGTTGGAACATGCTACATACTCAATTTAAATGTTGTGCTTAGTATGAATAGTATGAGTAGTATATTATTATCATGCAATTTCAAACACAGCCCAGTACTTTAGGATTTCTCTACACCAGCCAATCCAAACCTACTTGTGGTTTTGCTCCTGCTCCTGTTTcagctctccttcttcctctgtgctgCTGGCAGAGCAGGAGTCGGGATCAGTTCCCAGCACAGCGCCGCCCTGCGGCGAGTACAGCGACACATCTGGCCGCCGCGCCGGGGAGGGAGGGGGTCCTCTCATCCCAGCCGTCTGATTGGCTGATCCTCCTCCCGCCTGGTTGGGGCACACAGGTGCTTTTGGGGCACATGGTTTCCTCCTCGGCGGAGGGACCGGACGGGACGGCTTTTTCACTGACGGAGGACACGGGGAGCTGGATTTCTGTttgtcctcctcttcatccatTTTCACGTCTCTTTCATCCTTctcatcctctttctctctcttttccccatCCTTTTTGACCTCCTCCTCTTGATGCTGGCTACTGTTCTCTTGCTCAACCCCGTCATCCAGCTGACCTGATTTACTTCCCGTTTTGgcatctcctctctctcctcccccctctctctccattttctttgcaggtttttctcccttctctctctccgtcccCTCTCCTACCTCTCGCTCGGAGCTTTTCCTGGATGAGGTGCGACGGAGAGGAGCAGGAGGCAGCGGGGGAGCAGCTCGGCTCTGCAGCGGGACAGGAGGCCTCGATGGAGTAAGTGATGTTGACGTcgacttcctctcttctctctctgctgctcctccctttccttccttttttctctcagcTGCTGGTGTCACAGAAGATGAAGTGTGAGGCGAGgggggagaggagaagaggaggccCATCCCTGACCCTGAGCCCAGGCTGGGGGGTCGGGGTGGGGG
It contains:
- the rin3 gene encoding ras and Rab interactor 3 is translated as MEKETAGAFLVNSTEDKAMTLSVRLPDEQEAPIVQNLTVKQHKTFLHLDGSSLVFDDIFKLISFYCASRDILAIPLRLPRAITTATKREELEVISAMGADFWTSDLNQQAQNQDLVLDHNHSKLYVYVNPVTVEESPKKDLNHSSTSKLDSIANQNITPSLQNGEAAQKISTAKVKGQTKTTPSHEIKYKRPPPRPPSLGSGSGMGLLFSSPPSPHTSSSVTPAAERKKEGKGGAAEREERKSTSTSLTPSRPPVPLQSRAAPPLPPAPLRRTSSRKSSEREVGEGTEREKGEKPAKKMEREGGGERGDAKTGSKSGQLDDGVEQENSSQHQEEEVKKDGEKREKEDEKDERDVKMDEEEDKQKSSSPCPPSVKKPSRPVPPPRRKPCAPKAPVCPNQAGGGSANQTAGMRGPPPSPARRPDVSLYSPQGGAVLGTDPDSCSASSTEEEGELKQEQEQNHNRHAESPNPVKRTSTTVMLDRARYRLSNVITGLISHDRRLTQRIVELARDPLSYFGNLVKEHRAFTLETMSNHSSSTELLQEIRQMMTQLKSYLLQSTELQAMLELQHQYAQDKLESMVEAALCKSVLKPLREPIYQCLEKLHTDDGSLKQLAQNQSAVLGSTTTALGVTTAIPEASTMEKISIKLSSLHMEYSPQKKIELMLKACKMIYDSMSASSPGRVHGADDFLPVMMYVLARCNLSTLKLDVEYMMELMDPSLALGEGSYYLTTTYGALEHIKTFDQQRTATRQLSIEVQDSIHRWERRRTLNQERMAQGSIRDFLTVCCPEIGTNPKTLGVLPTTTMEQLAEQCAARFEQDGYVLNVYMDGVHQPVAPTELALSVKNSSQPGAYCFVYHPIDQPINQPGRSCPTDPPPGPPAESFSPSDFAAVDTVEPEAEEESLISL